One window of the Thermomicrobiales bacterium genome contains the following:
- a CDS encoding 2-oxoglutarate dehydrogenase E1 component: MAQEITPARQSARFAFHGPNAGYILELYDRYLSDPASVDAETRAFFAEWTPPPIGGNGAATAAPAAAPAADVSKILAAANYAQNIRIYGHLAASIAPVAPPRPPAAELNQQRYGLTDADLERLPAQVVDGPLVSQSRNAREAIEQLREIYSGAIGYEFDHVQDVEQRNWLRDAAESGAFHQPLDAEQKKALLNRLTEVEAFEKFLHTTYLGAKRFSVEGTDAVVPMLDVVAGDAARNGIHEIFIGMAHRGRLNVLAHVLGKPYEAIFSEFEHGPRSGVSQTDTSDVGWTGDVKYHLGLRREAGPGSGTRVDVPVIMAPNPSHLEFVDPVVEGMARASQEGRDNPGLPTHDPMGALPILIHGDAAFPGQGIVAETLNLSGLIGYTTGGTIHIITNNQIGYTTLPEDSRSTLYASDLAKGFEIPIVHVNADDAAACLEVARLAIAYRNRFKHDFLIDLIGYRRWGHNEGDEPTFTQPEMYARITQHPTARAIWAQELEDSGVIGAGEGDQVLAAAIDRLQQIREGASREKPTADDHHALTSLQPADIETAVSSGVLHQINNALHTFPENFTLNPKLKRQLERRKAALDTDGAIDWALAESLAFGSILMEGTPIRLTGQDAQRGTFSQRHLVLHDPDHGSTFTALQSLPDAAAFAVWNSPLSESAALGYEYGYSVYAPETLILWEGQFGDFANGGQVIIDQFIAAGQAKWRQTSGMVLLLPHGYEGQGPEHSSGRLERYLQLCADRNMRVANCTTAAQYFHLLRRQALLLEPDPRPLVVMTPKSLLRHPRAGSSLRDLTDGKFQMVIDDPIASEKPEAVRRVIFCTGKVYVDLTHEQHDTNEEIAVVRIELLHPFPSDQVRDVLERYKNATEIVWLQEEPLNMGSWWYMLGKLYVLRSEMGIKTEIEYIGRPERASPAEGSADAHAENQARIVRNAWTLP; this comes from the coding sequence ATGGCACAGGAAATCACCCCGGCGCGACAGTCGGCACGCTTCGCGTTCCATGGTCCGAACGCAGGCTACATTCTCGAGCTCTACGATCGGTACCTGTCCGACCCCGCGTCGGTCGATGCCGAGACCCGCGCGTTCTTCGCCGAATGGACGCCACCGCCAATCGGCGGCAACGGCGCGGCAACGGCTGCGCCGGCTGCTGCGCCAGCGGCGGACGTCTCGAAGATCCTCGCCGCAGCCAACTATGCGCAGAATATCCGGATCTACGGGCATCTGGCGGCCAGCATTGCCCCGGTCGCCCCCCCACGCCCGCCGGCCGCCGAGCTGAATCAGCAGCGCTACGGGCTGACCGACGCCGATCTCGAACGATTGCCGGCCCAGGTCGTTGATGGACCGCTCGTCTCACAGTCGCGCAACGCGCGCGAGGCGATCGAGCAGTTACGCGAGATCTACTCCGGCGCGATCGGTTACGAGTTCGACCATGTCCAGGATGTCGAGCAGCGCAACTGGCTTCGCGACGCCGCCGAATCGGGCGCGTTTCACCAGCCGCTGGACGCCGAGCAGAAGAAGGCCCTGCTCAACCGCCTCACCGAAGTTGAGGCGTTCGAGAAATTCCTCCACACGACCTACCTCGGCGCGAAGCGGTTCTCGGTCGAAGGGACCGATGCCGTCGTGCCGATGCTTGACGTCGTTGCGGGCGACGCCGCGCGCAACGGGATCCACGAGATCTTCATCGGCATGGCGCACCGCGGTCGCCTCAATGTTCTCGCCCACGTTCTCGGCAAGCCGTACGAGGCAATCTTCTCCGAGTTCGAGCATGGGCCACGGAGCGGTGTGTCTCAGACTGACACCAGCGACGTCGGCTGGACCGGCGACGTGAAATACCACCTCGGCCTGCGTCGCGAGGCCGGGCCAGGCTCGGGAACCCGGGTCGACGTGCCGGTCATCATGGCGCCAAACCCGAGTCACCTGGAGTTCGTCGATCCGGTTGTCGAAGGCATGGCGCGCGCCTCCCAGGAAGGCCGCGACAATCCGGGCTTGCCGACCCATGACCCGATGGGGGCGCTGCCGATTCTGATTCACGGCGACGCGGCGTTCCCCGGCCAGGGCATCGTCGCCGAGACACTGAACCTGTCCGGGCTCATTGGCTACACAACCGGCGGCACGATCCACATCATCACCAATAACCAGATCGGCTATACGACGTTGCCGGAGGATTCACGCTCGACCCTGTATGCCAGCGATCTGGCCAAGGGGTTCGAAATCCCGATCGTCCACGTCAATGCCGATGACGCCGCCGCCTGTCTCGAGGTTGCCCGGCTGGCGATCGCCTACCGCAATCGATTCAAGCACGACTTTCTGATCGACCTGATCGGCTACCGACGCTGGGGTCACAACGAAGGTGACGAACCCACGTTCACCCAGCCCGAGATGTATGCCCGAATCACCCAGCACCCGACCGCCCGCGCAATCTGGGCGCAAGAGCTGGAGGATAGCGGCGTCATCGGCGCTGGGGAGGGTGACCAGGTCCTCGCCGCCGCGATCGATCGCCTCCAGCAAATCCGCGAGGGAGCGTCCCGGGAGAAGCCAACAGCCGACGACCACCACGCGCTGACCTCGTTGCAGCCGGCTGATATCGAGACTGCCGTGTCGTCGGGCGTCCTCCACCAGATCAACAACGCGCTGCACACGTTCCCCGAGAACTTCACCCTGAATCCGAAGCTGAAGCGACAGCTCGAACGGCGCAAGGCGGCGCTCGACACCGACGGCGCAATCGACTGGGCACTGGCCGAGTCTCTCGCCTTCGGCTCGATCCTGATGGAGGGCACGCCGATCCGGCTAACCGGCCAGGACGCCCAGCGCGGCACGTTCTCGCAGCGCCACCTCGTTCTCCACGATCCCGACCACGGCTCGACGTTTACCGCGCTCCAGTCGCTGCCAGACGCGGCCGCGTTCGCCGTCTGGAACAGCCCGCTGTCGGAATCCGCCGCGCTCGGCTACGAATACGGCTACAGCGTCTATGCGCCGGAGACACTCATCCTCTGGGAGGGGCAGTTCGGCGACTTCGCCAATGGTGGCCAGGTCATCATCGATCAGTTCATCGCAGCCGGCCAGGCCAAGTGGCGGCAGACGTCGGGCATGGTCCTGCTACTGCCGCACGGCTATGAGGGTCAGGGGCCAGAGCATTCCAGCGGTCGCCTCGAACGATATCTGCAGCTGTGCGCGGATCGCAACATGCGTGTCGCGAACTGCACCACGGCTGCCCAGTATTTTCACCTGCTTCGCCGCCAGGCGCTACTGCTCGAACCCGACCCGCGCCCGCTCGTCGTCATGACGCCAAAGAGCCTGCTGCGCCACCCGCGCGCCGGGTCGAGCCTGCGCGACCTGACCGACGGCAAGTTCCAGATGGTCATCGACGATCCGATTGCCAGCGAGAAGCCCGAAGCGGTCCGTCGGGTCATATTCTGCACTGGGAAGGTCTACGTGGATCTGACCCACGAGCAGCACGATACCAACGAGGAGATCGCGGTCGTCCGTATCGAGCTTCTGCATCCCTTCCCATCCGACCAGGTACGGGACGTGCTGGAGCGTTACAAGAACGCGACGGAGATCGTCTGGCTTCAGGAGGAGCCACTGAACATGGG